From Sporolactobacillus pectinivorans:
GGATATGATGATGCTTTCATTCGTCTTGCCATTAATTATTACTTATTTCAGCATCAATCCAGCACAGGCCGGCAGCATCTCTACGATCACGTTAATGGGCGTCGTGGTCGGTGGTATCGCATTTGGTATCATGGCCGATGTTTATGGACGTGTTCGCGTGTTCACTTGGACTATTCTGATCTTTTCATTATTTACTGGGCTGTGTGCTTTCGCACCAAACCTGGCGACGTTCAACATTTTCCGGTTCCTGTCCGGGCTCGGACTTGGTGGTGAATTTGGCATCGGCATGACACTTGTCACTGAATCATGGCCAAAAAAGTTACGGACACGCGCCACGTCATATGTCGCGCTCGGCTATCAGGCCGGTACTATTCTGGCCACACTGTGCGCTGCATGGATTGCGCCGCACTTCGGCTGGCGCGGTGTCTTCCTGGTCGGCGTTGTTCCTGCACTTTTTGCCTGGTGGTCAAGACGCAGACTGAAAGAACCTGAGATGTGGCTGAATGTTAAAAAAGAAAAGAAAAACAAAGTGTCTGTTCTTGAACTGTTTCGTTCTCCTAAAATATCATTGACAACTATTGGTCTGATTCTAATCTGCAGTGTCCAGAACTTTGGTTATTTCGGAATTATGTCATGGATGCCAACTATGCTTGCAACACAGCATCATTATACTATTGCCGGAACGGTCTATTGGACCATCTCGACAATCGCTGGGATGGTAATCGGTATTTTGGTTTTTGGTATCCTTGCCGATAAGTGGGGCCGCAAACCGACTTATATTACTTTTCAGATCTGTGCTGCACTGATTGTCTGGATCTATTTCAAGATACCGAATCCGATCTTGCTTGTCGCTCTCGGATCAATCCTCGGTTTTTTTGTCAATGGTATGATGGGCGGCTACGGCGCGCTTCTGGCGGAACATTATAAGACGGAAGCAAGATCAACAGCCGAGAATATTATCTTTAATGTTGGCCGTTTCTTTGGCGGCTTCGGTCCGTTGATCATCGGATTCTTTGCACTCAATCATTCGTTGAGCGCGGCGCTTGGGATTATCTCATTCGTTTATATCCTTGCGGCGCTATCGATGCTGTTCCTTGTTCCGGAAACCAAGGGCAAAGAACTGGCCTGACAAGTGTTGCAGGTACTTCGGACTTGTACTTGAAGTTACGCATTAAAGTAGCAGAGGAAAATAACAAGTAAACAAGCCGTTTTTAAAGCTATTAAAAGCCTTTTATGGAGAAAGATTATTGTGTTCGCATTTGCAATGAGGGGGTTTCATCGATGGAATGGATGGACCGGTTTGTAAAGCTGATGGATACAATCAGCGACTGCCCTCCTTCGGGTATCGGGATTACGGAACTCTCCAAGGAGACACTGCTCAGCAAAGGCACTTTGCACCGGATGCTGCAGTGCATGCTGGACCATAAAATCGTCTTACAGAGTCATGAAACGAAAAAATATATGCTTGGACCGAAATCAATGAAGTGGGGCAGCACTTTTCTGCAAATGCAGGATCCTGTCGGGTTGCTCGCCCAATACTGCAACAGGCTTGGTGAAGAGACGGGTTTATATGCCTTCATTTGCCGGTTTCAAGGGGATGAAATTTTCTGTACCTA
This genomic window contains:
- a CDS encoding MFS transporter, whose translation is MSETGTQESLGGMSLNEDNQAIGKYQHQTVWAASIGYAMDGLDMMMLSFVLPLIITYFSINPAQAGSISTITLMGVVVGGIAFGIMADVYGRVRVFTWTILIFSLFTGLCAFAPNLATFNIFRFLSGLGLGGEFGIGMTLVTESWPKKLRTRATSYVALGYQAGTILATLCAAWIAPHFGWRGVFLVGVVPALFAWWSRRRLKEPEMWLNVKKEKKNKVSVLELFRSPKISLTTIGLILICSVQNFGYFGIMSWMPTMLATQHHYTIAGTVYWTISTIAGMVIGILVFGILADKWGRKPTYITFQICAALIVWIYFKIPNPILLVALGSILGFFVNGMMGGYGALLAEHYKTEARSTAENIIFNVGRFFGGFGPLIIGFFALNHSLSAALGIISFVYILAALSMLFLVPETKGKELA